The Paraburkholderia fungorum genome window below encodes:
- a CDS encoding M15 family metallopeptidase: protein MIAAALTAYFAIAVAIAALLLLPAARAMFFGAISSLHNRFMHIASNSTTRIFDNISQSARTSQSVLVNTKNLLARRRLLIFTAAGILAAPPLVAIAFRSRLLFQYDDDVRIPDEKISALLNGEQLVPPPPLPPEVFATQEVEQIRPALKDASRDWNMLDPDFRTRLLLVYKIMREQYGYEMALLEGYRSPERQNRLAQMGGNVTNAAAFQSYHQYGLASDNAFLRDGKLVISEKDPWAMRGYQLYGMVAEQVGLVWGGRWKMMDLGHVEYHKPGFVLGRSH, encoded by the coding sequence TTGATTGCCGCCGCACTTACCGCTTATTTTGCAATCGCGGTTGCCATTGCCGCATTGCTGCTGTTACCTGCGGCACGCGCGATGTTTTTCGGTGCCATATCCAGTTTGCATAATCGATTTATGCATATTGCTTCGAATAGCACTACTCGCATTTTCGACAACATTTCTCAATCGGCAAGAACTTCGCAATCAGTATTAGTCAATACGAAAAATTTACTCGCGCGTCGTCGCTTGCTGATTTTTACTGCCGCGGGTATTCTTGCGGCGCCGCCATTAGTGGCAATTGCATTTCGTAGTCGACTTTTATTCCAGTACGATGATGATGTCCGCATTCCTGACGAAAAGATTTCAGCATTATTGAATGGCGAACAACTCGTTCCACCTCCGCCGCTCCCGCCCGAGGTATTCGCCACCCAGGAAGTCGAACAGATCCGGCCGGCACTGAAAGACGCAAGCCGCGACTGGAATATGCTCGATCCCGATTTCAGAACGCGTTTGCTGCTCGTCTACAAGATCATGCGTGAGCAATACGGATATGAAATGGCGCTGCTTGAGGGGTACCGGAGTCCCGAGCGGCAGAACCGGCTCGCGCAAATGGGCGGCAACGTCACCAATGCGGCGGCGTTCCAGAGCTATCACCAATACGGCCTCGCTTCCGACAACGCGTTTCTGCGCGACGGCAAGCTGGTCATCAGCGAAAAAGATCCGTGGGCCATGCGGGGCTATCAGTTGTACGGCATGGTCGCCGAACAGGTCGGACTGGTCTGGGGCGGCCGCTGGAAAATGATGGACCTCGGCCACGTCGAATATCACAAACCCGGCTTCGTACTCGGGCGCAGTCACTGA